In Hymenobacter gelipurpurascens, one DNA window encodes the following:
- a CDS encoding sll1863 family stress response protein — protein sequence MSATPSPEHVRVPLHLSATELHQALDELDAKIRTLQNRAHATTANSQHTYHEHIATLETKRSKLAAQLKDAPEAQSPPSDTDRSTWDEIWRGIENLRNDLRNII from the coding sequence ATGTCTGCTACGCCTTCTCCCGAACATGTGCGCGTGCCCCTGCACTTGTCTGCCACTGAGCTACACCAAGCCCTCGATGAGCTAGATGCTAAAATCCGGACTCTGCAAAACCGCGCCCACGCTACCACGGCCAACTCCCAGCACACCTACCACGAGCATATCGCGACTCTGGAAACTAAGCGCTCTAAGCTGGCCGCGCAGCTGAAAGATGCCCCCGAGGCCCAATCGCCGCCGTCTGATACCGACCGCAGCACCTGGGACGAAATCTGGCGCGGCATTGAAAACCTGCGCAACGACCTGCGAAACATCATCTAG
- a CDS encoding alpha/beta fold hydrolase → MKLATSLRSVSAAFLLLSTSFPATLSAAPAPSATVKAEAPASHPAFTVQVVGKGRPMLLIPGLTCPGAVWDETVAHYQKQYQCHVVSLAGFGGTAPLANREQFLQQVRDQLLAYIKTQKLNRPIVVGHSLGGFLGLWMSTVQPEAIGPLVIVDSLPFMAAVQNPAMTVEQAKPMAEGMRQQMSRGSMPVALARQTSASMMTDTARISQATRWSVASDPTTVAQAYYDLMTNDLRHDIARVQQPTLVLGAWAAYKQYGSTKEGTRAIFEQQYAKLPQHHVEMSEAGKHFLMWDDTQWFFAQTDAFLKQNSLARK, encoded by the coding sequence ATGAAACTCGCTACCTCCCTCCGCTCCGTTAGCGCCGCCTTCCTATTACTGAGCACCAGCTTCCCGGCCACTCTCTCGGCCGCTCCCGCACCTTCCGCAACCGTAAAGGCTGAGGCTCCAGCTTCTCACCCCGCTTTCACGGTACAGGTGGTAGGCAAAGGCCGGCCCATGCTCCTGATTCCGGGCCTTACCTGCCCCGGCGCCGTGTGGGATGAGACGGTGGCGCACTACCAGAAGCAGTACCAATGCCACGTAGTATCATTGGCCGGGTTTGGTGGCACGGCCCCCCTGGCCAACCGGGAGCAGTTTCTGCAGCAAGTCCGCGACCAGCTACTGGCCTACATCAAAACCCAAAAGCTCAACCGCCCCATTGTGGTAGGCCACAGCCTGGGCGGTTTCCTAGGCCTCTGGATGAGCACGGTGCAGCCTGAGGCCATCGGCCCGCTCGTGATTGTGGATTCGCTGCCTTTCATGGCGGCCGTGCAAAACCCCGCTATGACGGTGGAGCAAGCCAAACCCATGGCTGAAGGCATGCGCCAGCAGATGAGCCGGGGCTCGATGCCCGTGGCACTTGCCCGCCAGACCTCTGCCAGTATGATGACCGATACGGCCCGCATCAGCCAGGCCACCCGCTGGAGCGTAGCCTCCGACCCCACCACCGTGGCCCAGGCCTATTATGACCTGATGACCAACGACTTGCGCCATGATATTGCCCGCGTGCAGCAGCCTACGCTGGTACTGGGCGCCTGGGCAGCCTACAAGCAGTACGGCTCCACCAAGGAAGGCACCCGCGCTATTTTCGAGCAGCAGTACGCCAAGCTACCTCAGCACCACGTGGAAATGTCGGAGGCGGGCAAGCACTTCCTGATGTGGGACGACACGCAGTGGTTCTTCGCTCAGACGGATGCATTTTTGAAGCAGAACAGCCTGGCCAGGAAGTAG
- a CDS encoding sensor histidine kinase, with protein MFSYASVPAPGRLYWRLQLIGWALYFLFNFVVFSVFGKASTDTGLITLLIVATMLGLSHALRYHIVANGWQQLAPLPLLGRLLVTNALLSVLSQVIIWGLIAWVVRPSSTGKPQGWAEFIGYAFNINFVLWLWAGFYFGWHYLRSYKQAEVDKWKLSAAVQEAEMRTLKAQINPHFMFNSLNNIRALVMEDPARSRDMITHLSDLLRYSIQLNSAEQVPLGRELEIVEHYLQLEALQLEERLRYSLDVDPAALPVLIPPMTLQLLVENAIKHGIAPRPEGGRIVLSAQLNTGLGQLHVAVRSTGRYQPTPGHEGVGLRNARERLALLFGPAAHLEISNDETAADTVVAQLQLPVQASRPVLLA; from the coding sequence ATGTTCTCCTACGCCTCTGTGCCCGCCCCCGGCCGCTTGTATTGGCGCCTGCAGCTAATTGGCTGGGCGCTGTACTTCCTTTTCAACTTCGTAGTCTTCTCCGTCTTCGGTAAGGCTTCCACCGATACTGGTCTTATTACGCTGCTGATTGTGGCTACTATGCTGGGGCTGAGCCACGCGTTGCGCTACCACATAGTGGCCAACGGCTGGCAACAGTTGGCGCCACTGCCCCTGCTAGGCCGACTGTTGGTTACCAATGCCCTACTATCGGTGCTGAGTCAGGTAATCATCTGGGGGCTGATTGCGTGGGTAGTACGCCCCAGTAGCACTGGCAAACCGCAGGGTTGGGCGGAGTTCATCGGGTATGCTTTCAACATCAACTTTGTGCTGTGGCTGTGGGCCGGCTTCTACTTCGGCTGGCATTATCTGCGCAGCTACAAACAGGCCGAGGTGGATAAATGGAAGCTCAGCGCGGCGGTGCAGGAAGCCGAAATGCGCACTCTGAAGGCCCAAATCAACCCCCACTTCATGTTCAACTCCCTCAACAACATCCGGGCGTTGGTGATGGAAGACCCCGCCCGCTCCCGCGACATGATTACGCACCTCTCCGACCTGCTGCGCTACTCCATTCAGCTCAACAGCGCCGAGCAGGTGCCGCTGGGTCGGGAACTAGAGATTGTGGAGCACTACCTGCAGCTGGAGGCCCTGCAGCTGGAAGAACGCCTACGCTATTCGCTTGATGTAGACCCCGCCGCTTTACCCGTGCTCATTCCGCCCATGACGTTGCAGTTGCTGGTGGAAAACGCCATCAAGCACGGTATTGCGCCGCGCCCCGAGGGTGGCCGCATTGTCCTTTCCGCGCAGCTGAATACTGGCCTAGGCCAGTTGCACGTGGCCGTTCGCAGCACGGGCCGCTACCAGCCCACTCCCGGCCACGAAGGCGTAGGCCTACGCAATGCCCGCGAGCGGCTGGCCCTGCTCTTTGGCCCAGCTGCCCACCTCGAAATCAGCAACGACGAAACTGCCGCTGACACAGTAGTAGCCCAGCTACAATTGCCCGTGCAGGCCTCTAGGCCAGTGCTGCTAGCTTAA